One Peromyscus leucopus breed LL Stock chromosome 20, UCI_PerLeu_2.1, whole genome shotgun sequence genomic window, CTACCTGCGCAAGTCAGACCTGGAGGCCAATGCGGAGGCGCTGACCCAGGAGATCGACTTCCTGCGGCGGCTATATGAAGAGGTAAGGTTGGTAGCCATGGTAAGCACACACAAGGCTTGGAGGGAACCCCCAAGCCCACCAAGCCCCCCTCCATAAGTAACCTAATCTGACACATGAGCCCAGGTTGGAGACTGGAGAGCTTGGGTGGGGGACTGAAGAACCAGGCAGATGAGATGAGCTGTCCATCCAGGGCCACCTAGTTCTTCCTAAACCAACAGGTACAGCTCAGTCTTACTGACCCTAAGGCTGGTCTAGAGAATATCAGGCCCCAGGGCATAGTCTGTCCCTAAGGAACCATCTGGATACAGCCTGGGTTTGCTGGGTCTAAGCAACTCCCCAAGCAAGAATTTGAGAAATTCTTGGCTGCCTCAAAGGGAACTTACAAACAGAAAGCTGTCACTTCTTTGGGGGGCAGTCGTTTTCCTACAAGTATGGCTGGCAGGCTCCAAGAGGGGGGACGACAGGTGAGGAAAAGTCCAGAGAACCTGActatcttccttctctctcctcccacaggAGACCCGAATCCTCCACGCCCACATCTCAGACACCTCGGTCATCGTCAAGATGGACAACAGCCGGGACCTGAACATGGACTGCATCGTGGCAGAGATCAAGGCTCAGTATGATGACATTGCCACCCGCAGCCGGGCAGAGGCCGAGTCCTGGTACCGCACCAAGGTGAGTGGTGACACACCTGTCCTTAGACACTACAGTGGGAAGGACTCCGGGATCTATCAGAAAAGGTTTCATGCACCCCAAGAATTGCAAGAAGATTGCAGACAGCTCTCAGGTGGAGGAGGCATCCCCGGCTGAGCACTGTGCTGCTGTGCATCTTGCACATCTTGCACACTCATTTGGTGGTGTGCCCACTGGGTCGATGTTGCATCCTCTGCCTCATGGGCATCTCTGCTTCCCTCATCCCCAGTGTGAGGAGATGAAGGCCACAGTGATCCGTCACGGGGAGACCCTGCGTCGCACCAGGGAGGAGATCAATGAGCTGAACCGCATCATCCAGAGGCTGACGGCCGAGATTGAGAATGCCAAGTGCCAGGTATGTAGGGGTCAGCTGTGCTGAGAATAGGGAGGCTGGGTGCCTCCTCAGTGCCATAGGGCCAGCATGTGCCCTGCTTGGCTCTTACCATTCAGTATACCTCCTGTGTATATGAACAGAATCCTGACCAAGGTCACTCAGGTTGATCCATGTGAACAAGGCAAAAGGCTGCTTCTAGAATGTTCCCAACTGGCGGGAAAGACTGGACAACATGCTGATAATGGAACGAGACCCAGGGACCACAGGCGATCTCAttctcttctgtgttcccagaacACCAAGCTGGAGGCCGCAGTGACCCAGTCTGAGCAGCAGGGAGAGGCCGCCCTCACCGATGCCCGCTGCAAGCTGGCTGAGCTGGAGGCTGCCCTGCAGAAGGCCAAGCAGGACATGGCCTGCCTGCTCAAGGAGTACCAGGAGGTGATGAACTCCAAGCTGGGGCTGGACATCGAGATCGCCACCTACAGGCGCCTGCTGGAGGGCGAGGAGCAGAGGTGAGTCCCTCACACACTCCACTACCTCAGGAACTTCCCCtgctttgtctgtctgcctgtctcccacCCTGCACATCTCAGTTTCAGCCCCAAGAAGCAGCATAAGCTAGAGCCATTTCTGATTGGAGCCCGGTGTTCTTGAATTGGCCTTGGGTGGTCTCATGACACAAACCGTTGCCACCACAGAGCCAGAGCTCCAGCCATCATAGGACCCTGCTAGGACCAGAACCAAAGTGCCCTACCTCTGGGTCAGAACTCCCTTGGGTCTTCCAAGATGGGCACCTTGCCTGTAGGTCCATAAGGTTTTGCCCTGGGTTAGGGCTGCTGGCCAACTTCTGCCCTTGGGCTATATGCCCAGGAGGACGCCTTTGTTACTTTGCATTGCTGGACAGAGGTCGGGGAGCTCCTCCAGCTCACAGTTTCGGGGAATCTGGTCCCATCCTAGCAAGGAGACCGTGGCAAGGTAGTTCCATCCACAGCTGTGGAAGTATGTAGTGAGGCTGTCCACACAGCAGCAGACCAGGCAGGGTCAAGAGCTCAACCTCACCTCCCaaagttccacagcctcccaaaacaGCACCGGCAGTcagagcctgtgggggccatttcttCCTAAATCTGGGCCTAGCCAAGTCTGTCAGGGACTTGCTGGGGCTACATATTGCTGAGTCAGCCGAATGAAGGCAAGCAAGACTTGAAACCATTCTGACCTCTGCTCAATATAGTGCGCCCCGCATGGCCACAACCACCACAGAGACACCTTTGTCTAAGTGGCAGGAAGTTAAATATGAATGGGAATGTGGCATCTGAGGGAAAGCTGATGATATCtcattctgtctcctctctcttctctgcctttcctccgCTCAGGCTGTGCGAAGGTGTTGGAGCTGTGAACGTCTGTAAGTATAATGAATCCTGAAAGGAAACCATAGGCTTGGGCATCAGCAAGGGTTCCCCAGTGTGGTATACAGACACTGGGCAAATATCACTCATAACTCCTGTCAAGGGGACTAGGTTGCTCATGCAGAAagagagactgaggccagcccCCAGAATGGCTAGTGTGGGAAAGGGGGAAGATATCACCCCCCAGGGACCCCAGAAGTCACTTAGTATGGTGTCTGCCTTGTAGCAGCGAGGGAGTCCACAACAGGAGTTACAGCGCAGAAACAGGTTCGTAACTCAGGCCTCCCGGGTCCCACCCACAGGCCTCCCTGCACAGCTTACAAACTAGAACTGAAGGCTCTTTGTGGCCTTCCCTGAAGGGCCAGAGCAACCACACTGACCAAGGGAAGGGTGACTAGCTGGGGTGGCCACCAGCCAGGCTTCAAGGCCCCGACCTTGTTCCCACAGGTGTCAGCAGCTCCCGTGGTGGAGTTGTGTGCGGGGACCTGTGTGTGTCTGGCTCACGGCCAGTGACAGGCAGCGTCTGCAGCGCCCCGTGCAGCGGGAATGTGGCGGTGAGCACTGGCCTGTGTGCACCCTGTGGAAGCGGCTCCTGTTACCAGGGGAGGTGTTAGGAGTCAAGAGGGAGCAGGGAGTGGCCTGCCCCAAGGTCTGCTGCCCTTGTGTTCTGAGAATACAGTCCCTACCCCCAGCAGCTGCCCCTCTGTCCAGCTACCTGCTGCTGGCTGTGATAGATcagccccctgcctcagctgCGGTCCTGGAGGTGCCCGGTCCTGCTTCCTGTGCCTCCAGCCTCTAGGCTATGTTATGCAATAAACTGTGCCTACTCTCCGAGTGTGTAAGGTGTCGTGCTTTCTTGGGGGTAAGCTCGCACTGTCATCTGGGGAGCACTGGCCTGGTGATATGGCCGAAGGACTGAGCCCACTGGGGCCTGTCCATGTGGTAGACATTACAGGGCCTGTTCCCAAACAGAAttgtctccccatccccaccaggCAGAGCTCAAAGCTCAGGTTGCCTGTACTACACCTACTAGGCCGTGTGGCTTTGGGGGCATGCTCTCAGTGCTGCCCACCAAAGACAGATGTGACCCCTGACACCCGTTtcccccatacatacatacacgtcctttcttcattcccagaGGCCTTCTCAGTCAATCCCTGCGGTTGGTACAGCGAGACAATAGAATTCCCTCCTCCAAACAGTCCTTAAGGAAACCAGAGGCCACGGGCTCTGCTGAAAGGCAGggttgcatgtctgtctgtctgcctgcctgtctgtctatctgcctgtctTCCCATCCATCagtctgtggggggggggtaatctTTCTCTCTGTTTGTCCATCCATTTGTGTGTGGACGTGGGGAGGcttggggcgggggcggggggcggtaatctacctgtctgtctgcccactcatccatctgtgtgtgggtatgaggGTGCTGGGggtatctgtctatctgtctgtctgtctacccatccatctgtctgtgtgtgggtgtgagggaTTGGGGGtaggtgtctgtctgtcagtcagtccATTCATGGGGAGGgcatgtgtatctctctctctctctctctctctctctctctctctctctctctctctctctctctctctgtgtgtgtgtgtgtgtgtgtgtgtggtcctaaCCCCCTTCCACCTACACCCCACTTTCTTCTCCCCCATATGTTCACTCCTTGCAtcctaacaccacacacacatcacagcaaCAACTATCAGAAGTGCCGCCAGGACCGCTTTGTGTCGCTCCGGTCCCCACTGCCTGTTGCCATGGCCACCTCACTGCCTTGCTCCCAGTACCTCCGTGACTCATCCCCAGCACTAGGGTGGCCACTCTGTTCTTCTTGGCCTGACCTCACTGGTCCTGGGAATGCTCCAGAATAGAAGACCCAGAAGAGTTCTGAGCCCAGGCTAGAGGAATCAGAGCTAAAATATCCTCCACCCCCACGCACCCACCCCTGCcgccctccccactcccccttcctcagccctgcctctgcccatgacctcctcctccccacctagCCACACCCTCTTGAAACATGCCCTACCTCCTCACTGTTTAGGTCTCAGGCCCCCTGGGATCCACACCTATCAccttctctcctccactctgTGGCCCCTGAGAGTCAGGTCTCCAGCCTGTCCCTCCTGCCTCATAGGGTCTCACTCCTCCCATGGACATCACTCATTGGCTCACACCCCTGACCCTGCAGCCTCACCTTGAGCACTCAGGGCCCCTCTACCTTGCACCCTGGCCCTGGACTACTGTACCAGCCTCCACCTCAGCTCCCACTATGCTCAAGGTCCTACCTGGTTAATCCTGAGGCTGTGCTCAGAATCCTGAGGCCTTCACTGGCCTCCCTGCTCAGCAGCAGGCTCCATGCCCCAACCCCACATGATCCCTCTCCCACAGCCATGGCCCTGAATTCTgcctctcctggcttcttcctGCCCTTCCCCATATCTTTCTCCTCTCTACTTTGTCCAGAgctgtagggtttttttgttgttgttgttttgttttgtttttactctttgctgtttggaggccagctacccagctaccaaataatcacacagagacttactattacttataaatgtctggccttaacttggcttgtttctaaccagcttttcttaaattatcccatctaccttttgcctctgggcttttacctttctctatttctgtatatctttttttctgctttttattcaatgtctggctgtgtggctgtgtggctggcccctagcatcttcctctcctccttttctcctcttcttgctcctcctcatctctcttctctctctgtttattctctgcttgccagccccacctatcctttctcctgccttgctattggccgttcagctctttattagactaatcagatgttttaggcagacaaagtaacacagcttcacagagttaaacaaatgcaacataaaagaatacaacacatttttgcatcattgaacaaatattccacagcataaatgcatgcaacatatctttaactaatattctacaacaaagagCAGCACCCTTTGAGGCCACAGTCCTGTCTAGCATCCCTcctggcccaggctgcccttgaattcacagcTCTCCAAAGTACTTGCTTCTCTCCCTCCTACCACAAAACCATACAACAAGTGCTTATGTCTTTCAACAAGCTTAGAATTATTGAATAGCAGTAAATTAATTAGCTATATAAGTATTCTTGACTGCAATTTATCTGGTAATTCTGATCCCACTAAATAGTATGGCCACTGGCAATCGCAATTGGTTGGTTAGTTgactggtttttttgagacaggctctcctgtCATCCAGATGGGTctccaactcactgtgtagccaaagttggccttgaactcctgatcctcctgcctccacttcctgagtggattatatatatacaccacCAACCCCCAGCTTCAGGTTCTTTTTATTCCGATAATAGTTAATAATGTCACTCCTCAAacgacacacacattcacatagtAATACATATGTCAGTGACAGAGGGGTTACCAGACAGTTCAAGAGGCCACAGACTTCACTGAGCGCAGAGAACTAACACATGTGCAGATGGCCATGGGCCATTAGGTAAGAAAGTCAGCTGGAGAGATGTTAGAGGTGCAGAGCCAGGCCTACCTGCCACCAGTACAGTCAGGTGAGCTCCGAGGCCAGGTCTGCATGGACAGAATGGCCTTCACTGTTCTTAGTGTTTTGGGTAAGTTCACAGGCCTGGTTTTTCCAATATAGTTTTAATCTGcttgtgtgtccatgtgtttcCATCTACTCTGATAAGTTTATGGGTGATACTTTGTAGCTTACATAAATGAGATTTATCAGTGTGTGCCTCATGTCTtgtgtcttcacacacacaagaTGCAGAGTGTTTCAGATGGAGTCAACTGCTGTTTGATAAAATGGAATCACCCATTGCAAGGCTCAGTTCAAAAGCCACCGTTTTACATAATTCAGAGCAAGGTGAAGCTTGCTCACACCACACAGCAGTAAGAACCTCCACAGAACATGAGCCCCATCTACCAtggctctctctgccctccaagtgACCTCGGGCTATCTAGAAGAGTATActagcccccccacacacacacacactctggctcTGACCCCCACTCAATACCTTTCAGGTCTCCTGGTCCCTTCACTTGCTCCCCACGGGGCCTCCAGTGTCCTTGTCACCCAGCAAGTGCGGGGACAGAAGCTCTGTGGGGCTCTTGCAGTTCTTCCCTTCTTGGAAGCTGCTCTGGGACACTGATACTTCTTCCCAAGGACTTAAGGGGGTGACATTAAGGACAGGCAACCTCAGGGGGCGCATCACAGTGTAGCACAGGGAGAACTCAGAGGGTCAccttcttcccaccctctccAAGGCTGACACTGtaatgtggtgacatattgtgtaccctaataaacttgcctgaggatcagaggacagagccagccactagattggACATAGAggtatgtgggggggggcagagatcctctggatctctgtgagttcaaggtcacattggaaacagagccaggcaatggtggcacacacctttaatcccagtactgggaagcacacacgcttttaatcccaggaagtgatgtctgggcagagaaaggtatataaggtgtgaggaagcaggaactcactctctttaggctgaggatttcatagaggtaagaactagcaGCTGGCTGCTccgcttctctgatatttcagcttttaccctggtatctgactctaggttttttattaaaaggacATTTAGAAATTCAAGCAGCACTGTAGTCTCAGCTTTTAGACCCAATGATGAGTCTCCAGGCTTGCCTCCCTGTCACAATAGTCACCCTgctgtgtggcttttcctgggaagacaaaTGTCTGCATATTCACCTAGATAGGGCACtgatgaaaagcaaaacaaaaaaagcaatgttTCTAAGTAAGTCTATTTGAAGAACCAATGAGTGtgtggagatacacacacacagaagggtgGGTGACTGAAAGGCAGCTGCATCATGAAGGAGCCCACCCACCCAGCGTGGgcagtgctcacacacacacacacacacagggtggcaTCCTGGAGCTCGGGCAAGCTCCCTGTCAGTTCCACCTTTATGGCCTTGGGCAGGGCCTGTGAATCTGGGGAGCCTCTTGAGCCTGGGTTTAGCTGTCTTCCTGGGTCTTGtgagcctccctcctccttcccggAGGAGCTTTTGAGTTTGGAGGGAACAAAGGACTCTGCCGAGCCCTGGGTGTTAGggctgggagaagagggaagTGGGCGGGAGGATCACTAGCCAGAGTCAGAAGCAATGCTGGAATTGAGACCTTAAGGAGAAGGAGGGGTCTCCATCAGAATCACCCAAGAAGTACAGTCTCCATGTTCACTCAGGTAAAGAGAAGAAGATTAAAGATGGCTGTCTCGTGCCAGCttgggtggcacacacttgtaatcccagccctcaggaagctgaggcaggaggattgttatgagtttgagactagcctgggccaCAGTGTGAAAGACTCTGtcaagaaagggagggagggagggagggagggagggagggagggagggaggaacactGCAGAGAGGGGGGGTTGTCCCAGTCCCTGAAGCTTGTTTTAAGGGAAACAGTTATTGTCTGTGAGGAGCTATCCAGGCAGACAGGTATGTGGCAGGCACGGAGTATCAGCTGAAGAGGGAACAGACAATCCATGGGCTCAGGGAGGCTGGGGACTGGTTTGCAGGATGCCCTGGAAGCTTAAAGTGAACCAATCTGCTTTCCACTCGGCTCtctgcccccagccccaccccagcctccacccACGAAAAGCTTCCTCATACAGAGGAATTTCTCATTCCTGTCATCTTTGCCCATCATCTCGCTGGGTCAATGGCGACCAGGCTTTCCAGCATCTCTAATGAAGAATGGAAACGCACTGGCAATCAGAGCCTCTGTGCTGACAAGCTtgagatgagatggctcaggtaGTGGACAGTATCAAAATTACTGTCCCTTggttcctgctctgctctgtgcATTAGCCGGAGTGCCTGAGCATCCTGTGGGCTGGCAACATCACCCCAATCGTCACACAGGTcagaagttctcaacctgtgggtcgtgacccccttgGGAGGGTGAGTAACCCTTTCCCAGGAGCTGCctgagaccattggaaaacacagatttttacattatgattcataacagtaacaaaattatagttatgaaatagcaatgaaaataattctatggttgggggtcaccacagcatgaggaactgtattaaagggtcgaagcattaggaaagttgagaaccactgacgtAGGTCAACTATATGGGGTCTGGAAGTGAGGGCCCTCAACTACATGTACTGGTTGCCAACCCTGTGACAAGAGCCTGGGCATCCTGGCCTTTTTCTACCACCCCACTCCACCTTCTCAGTTGGATGGTGAGGGATGCTGTATCACACGCTATTAGCAGAGCTGTTAAggttggagcctgccctggaagcTCTGGTATGCCAAGCTTGGCCACCtaaatatctggctccgggttttttattaataaaacccgTTTAGTAATTCGTCTCATACACAGTGGAAAACAGAAGAAGATCTACCCAAGAATGCTACATTTGGAAGAGGAACAAACAGTCCAGTGACCACCCCGGGTCCATCTTTGGGATCCTGGcatgaggtttaggtttaaatCGACAGTTAGAGGCGTGCGTAACTAAGCATTGTTGGTGGGGGTACCGTCCTACCGTCTGACCCTGCTGCAGTCTCTCCCACAATCTGTCTGACGAGTTGTCAGAATTCCTCAGGGTTGGCGCCCAGCTTGAGTACTTCACTTATCTGAACATGAGATTCCTGGGAAATCCCTATTGCTCTAGAAACACTGTTTCAATAGCCTGAAAAGGAGGGGCACAAGTCTCTGTAGTATATCTTCAGGCCTGCTGGAATGTTTCCAATGccatcatagcaacagtaacaAAAAGGATGAAGCCCTTGTCCCAGCATCGTTTAATGCTACATAATGTCCAACAATTTATGTCTTTTCCAGTTCATCCTCCTGAGGAGACTGTCTTCAAATATGGCTCCCAACAATTCTATCCTTCTCTGAGCACAGCCATTCAAACCACAGAAAGGGTTCAAGACCCAGCCTCTTGACTTGGGGCTGGTCCCTACGGTCCCTTTACCAGGGAGGGCCCCTCCAGGCTTCTGCGCCCTGGCCTTGTGAGAACAGGAAGccatgaaggagaagaaagggccCTGACCATCCTGCCAGCTGAGCTGCCAGCACCAAATGCCAACCATTTCAGCGAAGGCATTTAGGACTCTCCAACCACCTGAAGCCAGCATCATAAAGGAAAACAGCTACCTGACCCCAcaaaaaaatagtgttttaaaCAACTGCCTTTGGGAAGTTTAGTTATGAAAGGGCTAAGTACAGAGAATGTGGTACCTGGTAATGAGGTGCTGCTGTAACAAAGTCAAGGACCTGTGGCTTTGGAGCTAGGCCTCAGGGTGAGCTTGAGTGTCCTCGGGAAGATATGTGGGGAAGAACTAATTACAGGGAGATAATGGATGTTAATACTGGGGAGCAGAGAGGATGCTCCGCATGTCTgcgtttctgtgtgtttgtgctctctctctctctct contains:
- the LOC114696651 gene encoding keratin, type II cuticular Hb1-like encodes the protein MTCGFRTGTFSCASACGPRPGRCCISAAPYRGISCYRGLSGGFGSHSVCGAFRSGSCGRSFGYRSGGVCGPTPPCITTVSVNESLLTPLNLEIDPNAQCVKHEEKEQIKCLNSKFAAFIDKVRFLEQQNKLLETKWQFYQNRKCCESNVEPLFEGYIEALRREAECVEADSGRLAAELNHAQEAMEGYKKRYEEEVALRATAENEFVALKKDVDCAYLRKSDLEANAEALTQEIDFLRRLYEEETRILHAHISDTSVIVKMDNSRDLNMDCIVAEIKAQYDDIATRSRAEAESWYRTKCEEMKATVIRHGETLRRTREEINELNRIIQRLTAEIENAKCQNTKLEAAVTQSEQQGEAALTDARCKLAELEAALQKAKQDMACLLKEYQEVMNSKLGLDIEIATYRRLLEGEEQRLCEGVGAVNVCVSSSRGGVVCGDLCVSGSRPVTGSVCSAPCSGNVAVSTGLCAPCGSGSCYQGRC